The stretch of DNA CTATGGAAATTGTGCGAGCCCTCAAAGAAAAACCTGTTCCTAATCTACGAGTGTTTACCAACGCCTTAACTCACGCTGCTGAACTTGCGGAGATACCAAAAATGGATGTTTATGTAATCGGTGGTTATCTTAGAGGTGTATCGTATGCTATGGTTGGGCCACTTGCCCATTGCGCTTTGGAAAGCGTTTATTTTGACCTGGCGTTCCTTGGAGCCAATGGGATTTCTGTGGAACACGGGATCACTATCCCTTCCTTAGAGGAAGCTGCAACGGCATCAGAGGTGGTGCGGCGGGCCCAACGAGTGGTGATCGTAGCCGACCACACCAAGTTTGGAGTTGTCACGCATGGAAAAATCGTAGACTTGTCTAAAATAGACGCCTTTATCACTGATAAGGAGTTAGATCATAAATGGCAGGTAATTTTGACAAAGCTTGGTGTGGAGCTTTATTTTGCTTAAAAAGAAAGGAGGTGATAATTGGAAAAATTGATTAACGAAGCAAAATAAAAAGGGGGTGAAGTACAATGATCAAACGGTTGTTTAGTTTTATGTGTCTTATTGCGGTTTTAGGGTTTATAGGGCTGGCTCAAGTGCCAGAGGGTCGAATTGAACTCGAATTGTGGTTATCCTTACGCGGCCCCTTGTTTGACGCTTTTGCCGCGGAAGCGATGCGCTTTAACGAAGCACAAAATGTGTACTGGGTGACCCCGATTTGGAAGGGAACCTATCCGGAAGTGCTCTCTGCTTTGATTGCTGCAGTCCGTGCTGGCGAACAACCACATATCGTGCAGATCTTCGAAGCCGGGACAGCGATAATGATGTTTGGGCTGAAAGATTTTGTATATCCAGTACAAGATCTAATGGCTGAGCACGGTGTTGCGTTTGAGCCAAAAGTTTATATCCCCGCAGTGGTCGGCTATTACAGCCTCCCCGATGGTCAACTTGGGGCTTTGCCTTACAACTCTTCTACCGCTGTACTTTGGTACAATAAGGACGCATTCCGCAAGGCTGGCCTTGACCCAGAAAACCCGCCGCGAACCTGGGGTGAAGTGAAAAAAGCTGCAGAGGCCATTAAAGCCACTGGTGCTGCTGAGATTCCTCTCTCGGCTGCCTGGCCAACTTGGACACTTTTCGAGCAGATGGCTGCGATTCATAATGTGCCGTTTGCTACCAAAGCTAATGGGTTCGAGGGACTCGATACGCAACTTTTACTCAATACTGAATTTTTCGCGAAACATCTAAACTTCTTGCTCGACATGGCCGAAGAAGGGCTGTTCGTGTACGGAGGCCGAGACGCTGAAGCCGACGGGTTGTTCCCTGCCGGCAAGGCGGCAATGTTGCTTGCTTCTTCCGGCTTGCGAGCTCGCATTGAGGCCGAGGCTGAGTTTGAGTATGGTTGTACCTTCCTTCCATATCATGACGACGTCGTCGACAAGCCTTATAACTCAATAATTGGAGGCGCGGCGTTGTGGGCAATGAAAAACCCCAAATTTACAGAGGAGGAATACAGAGGTATGGCTTTGTTCTTTGACTTTCTTACTCGTGCAGAGAACGTCGCGTGGCGACATATGACAACCGGCTATATGCCCATCACCTCCACAGCGTATTTGTTGACCAAGGCAGAGGGATATTATGATAAAAAGCCTGAGGCCGAAATTCCAGTCCTTCAACTTATGCGCACACCCACTACTGAATATACTCGGGGGCTTCGCTTGGGGAACTTGCCGGCTATCCGAGTAATAATGTATGAGGAACTTGAAGCTGCTTTGATGAGGAAACAAACCGCTGAAGAAGCTTTAACCAGGATGGTCGAACGCGGCAATGAGCTCTTGCGTGAGTTTGAAGCTCTTTACGGTGAATAGGTAACTAAGTGAAGGAAAGGGGCCCCGCAGTCTTTGCGGGGCCCCCTGTGCGGTTTTTTCGTTGGCCAAAAATAAATTATGAGGCAAGAGCCGGTATTTCGCAATAAGCTGCTGCCTTATCTCTTGGTACTTCCGCAGGTCATTTTAGCGATAATATGGTTTATCTGGCCTTCGGTAGAGGCTTTCTACCAATCGTTTTATCGTAGTGATCCGTTGGGGATTAGGAGGATTTTTGTAGGTTTTGAGCAGTACGTACGATTATTTTCTGACGTTTCTTTTCTTTCCACATTGCGTGTGACAGTGATATTTAGTGCGGTGGTTACGATTTTTTCCATGGGTATTGGTCTATTCTTGGCAATAATGGCTGAGAGACAAATTTGTGGAAAATGGTTCTTTCGTACTTTACTCATAATTCCATATGGAATTGCTCCGGCCATAGCAGCGGTATTATGGCGGTTTCTCCTTGCACCTGGAATTGGGATGGTTGCAAGATTTGTTACTCATAACCTTAAGTTATATTGGGATTACCGTCTTAACGAAACTCAAGCAATGTTGTTTGTAATTATAGTAGCAATATGGGCTCGCATTTCTTATAACTTTATTTTTTATTCCGCAGCTTTACAAGGAATTCCTAAATCTGTTGTTGAGGCCGCTTATATTGATGGAGGAAGCCGATGGAAAACATTTTGGTTTATTATCTTTCCACTTCTTTCTCCTACTTCTTTTTTCCTTTTAGTTGTGAATAGTGTTTATTCTTTATTTGAGACGTTTGGAATTATTGATACACTTACTCATGGCGGACCATCTGGAGCTACAGAAATTTTAGTATATCGTATTTACAGAGATGGCATGGTAAATTTAAATGTAAACAAAGCGGCTGCGCAAGCAGTTCTGCTTTTGATATTTTCGGTAATTTTATCTGTGCTTCAGTTCAAAGTGATTGAGCGGAAGGTGCATTATGCGTAAGTTTTTCAAACATATTATACAGGAGTGGTATGCTTATGCAGCCCTTGGCTTAGCTAGTTGTATTGTGCTGCTTCCACTGTTGGTAGCTCTCATTGGTTCGACCCACAACGATGCCACCATTGGGGCAGGAAGAATGCCATTCTGGTTTGGGAACAATGCCTT from Methanomassiliicoccales archaeon encodes:
- a CDS encoding DeoR/GlpR transcriptional regulator, with the protein product VTAEPSYYEKATRNLEEKRRIGRKAAELIKEGMAVFIGNGTTTMEIVRALKEKPVPNLRVFTNALTHAAELAEIPKMDVYVIGGYLRGVSYAMVGPLAHCALESVYFDLAFLGANGISVEHGITIPSLEEAATASEVVRRAQRVVIVADHTKFGVVTHGKIVDLSKIDAFITDKELDHKWQVILTKLGVELYFA
- the ugpB gene encoding sn-glycerol-3-phosphate ABC transporter substrate-binding protein UgpB translates to MIKRLFSFMCLIAVLGFIGLAQVPEGRIELELWLSLRGPLFDAFAAEAMRFNEAQNVYWVTPIWKGTYPEVLSALIAAVRAGEQPHIVQIFEAGTAIMMFGLKDFVYPVQDLMAEHGVAFEPKVYIPAVVGYYSLPDGQLGALPYNSSTAVLWYNKDAFRKAGLDPENPPRTWGEVKKAAEAIKATGAAEIPLSAAWPTWTLFEQMAAIHNVPFATKANGFEGLDTQLLLNTEFFAKHLNFLLDMAEEGLFVYGGRDAEADGLFPAGKAAMLLASSGLRARIEAEAEFEYGCTFLPYHDDVVDKPYNSIIGGAALWAMKNPKFTEEEYRGMALFFDFLTRAENVAWRHMTTGYMPITSTAYLLTKAEGYYDKKPEAEIPVLQLMRTPTTEYTRGLRLGNLPAIRVIMYEELEAALMRKQTAEEALTRMVERGNELLREFEALYGE
- a CDS encoding ABC transporter permease subunit — its product is MRQEPVFRNKLLPYLLVLPQVILAIIWFIWPSVEAFYQSFYRSDPLGIRRIFVGFEQYVRLFSDVSFLSTLRVTVIFSAVVTIFSMGIGLFLAIMAERQICGKWFFRTLLIIPYGIAPAIAAVLWRFLLAPGIGMVARFVTHNLKLYWDYRLNETQAMLFVIIVAIWARISYNFIFYSAALQGIPKSVVEAAYIDGGSRWKTFWFIIFPLLSPTSFFLLVVNSVYSLFETFGIIDTLTHGGPSGATEILVYRIYRDGMVNLNVNKAAAQAVLLLIFSVILSVLQFKVIERKVHYA